One genomic region from Salinicola endophyticus encodes:
- a CDS encoding IlvD/Edd family dehydratase — translation MSDSPARRRESLRSRWWFDNPDHAGTTALCLERYMNYGITLEELAAGKPIIGIAQSGSDLTPCNRHHLELVERTKAGIRAAGGVPFEFPLHPIHENVRRPTAALDRNLAYLGLVEVLHGYPLDGVVLTTGCDKTTPACLMAAATADLPAIVLSGGPMLNGWRGAERVGSGTIVWELRKRLTTGEIDYPTFLARIADSAPSVGHCNTMGTASTMNSMAEALGMSLPGSAMIPAPYKERPMVAYATGARIVEMVWEDLRPSRILTREAFENAIVVCSALGGSSNAPIHINAIARHAGIELANDDWQRLGHDVPLLANVMPAGAYLGEEFFRAGGVPAVIHELLGAGRVHGEVLTVNGHTLADNCQGRETQDSDVIRRYADPLVAAAGFINLKGNLFDSALMKTSVISDDFRRRFLSDPDDPDAFEGRVAVFDGSEDYHARIDDPTLGIDEKTILVMRGAGPVGHPGGAEVVNMQPPEALLARGIESLPCLGDGRQSGTSGSPSILNASPEAAVGGGLALLESGDRVRIDLRRGEANLLVDDAELARRRASLEARGGYPYRDHQTPWQEIQRGMVEPLDRGMTLAPATKYRAIAWDLPRDNH, via the coding sequence ATGTCTGATTCCCCCGCGCGCCGTCGCGAGTCACTGCGCTCGCGCTGGTGGTTCGACAACCCTGACCACGCCGGTACCACGGCGCTGTGTCTCGAGCGCTACATGAACTACGGCATCACCCTGGAGGAGCTGGCCGCGGGCAAGCCGATCATCGGTATCGCCCAGTCCGGCTCCGACCTGACGCCGTGCAACCGTCATCATCTCGAGCTGGTCGAGCGCACCAAGGCGGGGATTCGCGCCGCCGGCGGGGTGCCGTTCGAGTTCCCGCTGCACCCGATCCACGAGAACGTGCGCCGGCCCACCGCGGCGCTGGACCGTAATCTCGCCTATCTCGGTCTGGTCGAGGTGCTGCACGGCTATCCGCTGGATGGTGTGGTACTCACCACCGGCTGCGACAAGACCACGCCGGCCTGCCTGATGGCCGCGGCCACCGCCGATCTACCGGCGATCGTGCTCTCCGGCGGGCCGATGCTCAACGGCTGGCGCGGCGCCGAGCGGGTCGGCTCCGGCACCATCGTGTGGGAGCTGCGCAAGCGCCTCACCACCGGCGAGATCGACTATCCCACCTTCCTCGCCCGGATCGCCGACTCGGCGCCCTCGGTGGGGCACTGCAACACCATGGGCACCGCCTCGACCATGAACTCCATGGCCGAGGCGCTGGGGATGAGCCTGCCAGGCTCGGCAATGATCCCGGCGCCCTACAAGGAGCGCCCCATGGTGGCCTACGCCACCGGTGCGCGCATCGTCGAGATGGTGTGGGAGGACCTGCGCCCCAGCCGTATCCTGACCCGCGAGGCGTTCGAGAACGCCATCGTGGTGTGCTCGGCGCTGGGCGGGTCGAGCAACGCGCCGATCCATATCAACGCCATCGCCCGCCACGCCGGTATCGAGCTGGCCAACGACGACTGGCAGCGGCTCGGCCATGACGTGCCGCTGCTGGCCAACGTGATGCCGGCGGGCGCCTATCTGGGCGAGGAGTTCTTCCGCGCTGGCGGCGTGCCGGCGGTGATCCACGAGCTGCTGGGGGCGGGGCGCGTTCACGGCGAGGTGCTGACGGTGAATGGCCACACCCTCGCCGACAACTGCCAGGGGCGCGAGACCCAGGATAGCGACGTGATCCGCCGCTACGCCGACCCGCTGGTGGCGGCGGCCGGTTTCATCAACCTCAAGGGCAATCTGTTCGACTCGGCGCTGATGAAGACCAGCGTGATCTCCGACGACTTCCGGCGGCGCTTCCTCTCCGATCCCGACGATCCCGACGCTTTCGAAGGGCGGGTGGCGGTATTCGATGGTTCCGAGGACTACCACGCGCGGATCGACGACCCGACGCTGGGGATCGACGAGAAGACCATTCTGGTGATGCGCGGTGCCGGCCCGGTGGGGCACCCCGGGGGCGCCGAGGTGGTCAACATGCAGCCGCCGGAAGCGCTGCTGGCGCGCGGGATCGAGTCGCTGCCGTGCCTGGGCGACGGACGCCAGTCGGGCACCTCGGGCTCACCCTCGATTCTCAACGCCTCGCCGGAAGCGGCGGTGGGCGGCGGGCTGGCGCTGCTCGAGAGCGGCGACCGGGTGCGTATCGATCTGCGTCGCGGCGAGGCCAATCTGCTGGTCGACGACGCCGAGCTGGCGCGGCGGCGAGCAAGCCTGGAGGCGCGCGGCGGCTACCCCTACCGCGATCACCAGACGCCGTGGCAGGAGATCCAGCGCGGCATGGTCGAGCCGCTGGACCGCGGCATGACGCTGGCACCGGCCACCAAGTACCGCGCCATTGCCTGGGACTTGCCGCGCGACAACCACTGA
- a CDS encoding FCD domain-containing protein, translating to MPEVKAARRSPPAPRPSVAEALAEEIFTGRYQPGEFVPKEIDLCERFALNRSAVRSDLRQLVDAGIIERISGYGSRVRPYSEWNILDPQVTAWMTRFATPNPGIQREILAFRFDVEPYVAMTAAKRATARDLVAIEEAFDGMGQHLRQPSDEGQRARLHSDCDVAFHVAIFKATHNIVWTQLSHILRPSIHLLVETSNVSASDPEESLERHRVLMESIRTRRPAEAFQASLAVLQGTASALGLALPETLLGERPPPGD from the coding sequence ATGCCCGAGGTGAAAGCCGCCCGCCGCTCCCCGCCCGCACCGCGCCCCAGCGTCGCCGAAGCGCTGGCCGAGGAGATATTCACCGGCCGCTACCAGCCCGGCGAGTTCGTGCCCAAGGAGATCGATCTCTGCGAGCGCTTCGCGCTCAACCGCTCGGCGGTGCGCAGCGATCTGCGCCAGCTGGTGGATGCCGGCATCATCGAGCGCATCTCCGGCTACGGCTCCCGCGTTCGCCCTTACTCCGAATGGAATATTCTCGACCCTCAGGTCACCGCCTGGATGACCCGCTTCGCCACCCCCAACCCCGGCATCCAGCGCGAGATCCTCGCCTTCCGCTTCGACGTCGAGCCCTACGTGGCAATGACCGCGGCCAAGCGTGCCACCGCCCGCGACCTGGTGGCGATCGAGGAGGCCTTCGACGGCATGGGCCAGCATCTGCGCCAGCCCAGCGATGAGGGCCAGCGCGCGCGGCTGCACAGCGACTGTGACGTGGCCTTCCACGTCGCCATCTTCAAGGCCACTCACAACATCGTCTGGACCCAGCTCTCGCACATCCTGCGCCCGTCGATCCATCTCTTGGTGGAGACCTCCAACGTCAGTGCCAGCGACCCCGAGGAGAGCCTGGAGCGTCACCGGGTGCTGATGGAGAGCATCCGTACCCGGCGCCCTGCCGAGGCTTTTCAGGCCTCGCTGGCGGTGCTCCAGGGCACCGCCAGCGCGCTGGGGCTGGCGCTGCCGGAGACGCTGCTGGGGGAGAGGCCGCCGCCCGGCGACTGA
- a CDS encoding amino acid permease, producing MQESQETPFKRSMQSRHLVMLSLGGVIGTGLFLSSGYTVNQAGPLGAIVAYLIGGLVAWLVMMCLGELAVHMPEAGAFSAHATRYIGPGTGYTVAWLYWLTWTVALGSEFTAAAVFMGRWFPEVPGWYWSAIFAAIVFATNAFTTRLFAETEFWLSLIKVATVVIFVVLGAAAVLGFVPLADAPAGAPAPGLSNLWAEGAFPTGYLAIGTTLLAVMFAFSGTELIGIAAGETVDPATNVPRAIRATLWRLILFFVGTIVVIAALLPREQAGLVESPFVAVFDRIGVPGAADVINLVIITALISAANSGLYASSRMLWTLSRQGTLPRALGRLNRRGIPLNAVILSMLGGFGALFSSVYAPDLVYLALVSISGLAVVLVWMAIAASQWRFRRVYVRAGNDPRDLVYRTPGYPWVPLAAFGFCLFACVGIAFDPQQRIALYFGVPFVALCYACYYLTRPRQPATQADPAGDSHRRYADVTEEPTS from the coding sequence ATGCAAGAGAGCCAAGAGACCCCGTTCAAGCGCAGCATGCAGAGCCGCCACCTGGTGATGCTGTCGCTGGGCGGGGTCATCGGCACCGGACTCTTTCTGAGTTCGGGCTACACCGTCAATCAGGCCGGCCCGCTGGGCGCCATTGTGGCCTATCTCATCGGCGGTCTGGTCGCCTGGCTGGTGATGATGTGTCTCGGCGAACTCGCCGTGCACATGCCCGAGGCGGGGGCTTTCAGCGCCCACGCCACGCGCTATATCGGCCCCGGCACGGGCTACACCGTGGCCTGGCTCTACTGGCTCACCTGGACCGTGGCGCTGGGTTCCGAGTTCACCGCGGCGGCGGTGTTCATGGGGCGCTGGTTCCCCGAGGTGCCGGGCTGGTACTGGAGCGCGATCTTCGCCGCCATCGTCTTCGCCACCAACGCCTTCACCACGCGGCTGTTCGCCGAGACCGAGTTCTGGCTGTCGCTGATCAAGGTCGCCACCGTGGTGATCTTCGTGGTGCTGGGCGCCGCGGCGGTGCTCGGCTTCGTGCCGCTGGCCGACGCGCCGGCCGGGGCACCGGCGCCGGGGCTCTCCAACTTGTGGGCCGAGGGGGCCTTTCCCACCGGCTATCTGGCCATCGGAACCACGCTGCTGGCGGTGATGTTCGCCTTCTCCGGCACCGAGTTGATCGGTATCGCCGCCGGTGAGACCGTCGATCCGGCGACCAACGTGCCGCGCGCCATTCGCGCCACCCTGTGGCGGCTGATCCTGTTCTTCGTCGGCACCATCGTGGTGATCGCGGCGCTGCTGCCGCGGGAGCAGGCCGGGCTGGTGGAGAGTCCGTTCGTGGCGGTCTTCGACCGTATCGGGGTGCCCGGGGCGGCGGACGTGATCAATCTGGTGATCATCACCGCGCTGATCTCGGCAGCCAACTCGGGGCTCTACGCGTCGTCGCGCATGCTCTGGACGCTGTCGCGCCAGGGCACGCTGCCGCGCGCGCTGGGTCGGCTCAACCGCCGGGGCATTCCGCTCAACGCGGTGATTTTGAGCATGCTCGGCGGCTTCGGCGCGCTCTTCTCCAGCGTCTATGCGCCGGATTTGGTCTACCTGGCATTGGTCTCGATCTCGGGGCTGGCGGTGGTGCTGGTGTGGATGGCGATCGCCGCCAGCCAGTGGCGCTTCCGCCGGGTCTACGTGCGCGCCGGCAATGACCCGCGCGATCTGGTCTACCGCACGCCGGGCTATCCGTGGGTGCCGCTGGCCGCCTTCGGTTTCTGCCTGTTCGCCTGCGTGGGCATCGCCTTCGACCCCCAGCAGCGTATCGCGCTCTACTTCGGGGTGCCTTTCGTGGCGCTCTGCTACGCCTGCTACTACCTGACCCGCCCGCGCCAGCCCGCCACCCAGGCCGATCCGGCGGGCGATTCGCACCGCCGCTACGCTGATGTCACCGAGGAGCCCACCTCATGA
- the mmuM gene encoding homocysteine S-methyltransferase — protein MSAANPSATQTDANPIAAIAAQAGFMIVDGALATELERLGCDLNDALWSARVLREAPERIRDVHRTYFEAGADVAITASYQATREGFMRAGIEAAEADALIQRAVTLAKEARDACWAAHADASRPYPLVAASVGPYGAFLADGSEYRGDYTIGREALAEFHRPRLRTLLEAGPDLLAVETLPSLEEALAVAGLLPDLSTVPAWFTFSARDEGHISDGTPIERCGEALDALPGVAAIGINCTALAHIESLVTRLRGVTELPIIVYPNSGEHYDPVTKTWHAGCAHAPAPRDLAEGLPRWLAAGASAIGGCCRTGPEDIGALARARRAQT, from the coding sequence ATGAGTGCTGCCAATCCGAGCGCTACCCAGACCGACGCCAATCCGATCGCGGCGATCGCCGCCCAGGCCGGTTTCATGATCGTCGACGGCGCGCTGGCCACCGAGCTCGAGCGGCTGGGCTGCGATCTCAACGATGCGCTGTGGTCGGCTCGGGTGCTGCGCGAGGCGCCCGAACGTATCCGTGACGTGCACCGGACCTACTTCGAGGCGGGGGCCGATGTCGCCATCACTGCCAGCTATCAGGCCACGCGGGAGGGGTTCATGCGTGCCGGGATCGAGGCCGCCGAGGCCGACGCCCTGATCCAGCGCGCGGTGACGCTGGCAAAGGAGGCGCGCGACGCCTGCTGGGCGGCGCACGCCGACGCCTCGCGCCCCTACCCGCTGGTGGCGGCTTCGGTCGGGCCCTACGGCGCCTTTCTCGCCGATGGCAGCGAGTATCGCGGCGACTATACCATCGGGCGCGAGGCGCTGGCCGAGTTCCATCGTCCACGGCTGCGCACGCTGCTCGAGGCAGGCCCCGATCTGCTGGCGGTGGAAACCCTGCCCTCGCTGGAAGAGGCCCTGGCGGTGGCCGGGCTGCTGCCCGACCTTTCCACGGTGCCGGCCTGGTTCACCTTCTCCGCCCGCGATGAGGGGCATATCAGTGACGGCACGCCGATCGAGCGCTGCGGTGAGGCCCTGGACGCGTTACCCGGGGTGGCCGCCATCGGCATCAACTGCACGGCGCTGGCTCATATCGAGAGCCTGGTCACGCGTCTGCGCGGCGTCACCGAGTTGCCGATCATCGTCTATCCCAACTCCGGCGAGCACTACGACCCGGTGACCAAGACCTGGCACGCCGGCTGCGCCCACGCGCCGGCGCCGCGGGATCTCGCCGAGGGCCTGCCGCGTTGGCTGGCCGCCGGTGCCAGCGCCATCGGCGGCTGCTGTCGCACCGGGCCGGAGGATATCGGGGCATTGGCCCGGGCCCGCCGGGCACAAACCTAG
- a CDS encoding TRAP transporter large permease, with the protein MAVGIALVALFVLFCLGTPVAFALFASSLTYFLIGADQPMVTLIQRLAGGLESISLLAIPFFIMAGVFMNHSGITERLLKLAELMTRRLHGGLAQANVLLSTFMGGLSGSNIADAAMNAKLLVPSMTQAGYPKAFSSAVTASSSLITSTIPPGIALIVYGYVNNVSIGRLFLAGVVPGVLMAVAMMVLVSIQCRRLGYQKPRRERVSRHEWISVTRAGIIALLLPVVVIGGIRIGVFTPTEAGAMAVLYALIVGLFVYRQMGLGSVAVATRESLMAAVNVLFIIAVASGFARVLTWEQIPQQIALMLSSGVGSAIAFLLIANLLLLILGMFLEGNAILIVLSPLLAPVAAQFGIDPVHFGIVFILNASIGTITPPLGTVMFTTCSITGVSIGAFIRAILPYWLLLVALLLVVTFVPAISLTLPNWVF; encoded by the coding sequence ATGGCCGTTGGCATCGCGCTCGTCGCGCTCTTCGTCCTGTTCTGCCTGGGCACGCCGGTAGCCTTCGCGCTGTTCGCGTCGAGCCTGACCTACTTCCTGATCGGCGCCGACCAGCCGATGGTGACACTGATCCAGCGCCTGGCCGGCGGGCTGGAGTCGATCTCGCTGCTGGCGATTCCGTTCTTCATCATGGCCGGGGTGTTCATGAACCACTCCGGCATCACCGAGCGACTGCTCAAGCTGGCCGAGCTGATGACCCGCCGCCTGCACGGCGGGCTGGCCCAGGCCAACGTGCTGCTGAGCACCTTCATGGGCGGGCTCTCCGGTTCCAACATCGCCGATGCGGCGATGAACGCCAAGCTGCTGGTCCCCAGCATGACCCAGGCCGGCTACCCCAAGGCGTTCTCGAGCGCGGTCACCGCGTCGTCTTCGCTGATCACCTCGACCATTCCGCCGGGTATCGCGCTGATCGTCTATGGCTACGTCAACAACGTCTCGATCGGGCGGCTGTTCCTCGCCGGCGTCGTCCCCGGGGTGCTGATGGCGGTCGCCATGATGGTGCTGGTCTCGATCCAGTGCCGGCGTCTCGGCTACCAGAAGCCGCGCCGCGAACGCGTATCGCGTCACGAGTGGATCAGCGTGACCCGCGCCGGGATCATCGCCCTGCTGCTGCCGGTGGTGGTGATCGGCGGTATCCGGATCGGCGTGTTCACGCCCACCGAGGCGGGCGCCATGGCGGTGCTCTACGCGCTGATCGTGGGGCTGTTCGTCTACCGTCAGATGGGTCTGGGTAGCGTCGCCGTGGCCACCCGCGAATCGCTGATGGCCGCGGTCAACGTGCTCTTCATCATCGCCGTGGCGTCGGGCTTCGCCCGCGTGCTCACCTGGGAGCAGATTCCGCAGCAGATCGCGCTGATGCTCTCTTCGGGGGTCGGCAGCGCGATCGCCTTCCTGCTGATCGCCAACCTGCTGCTGCTGATCCTGGGCATGTTCCTTGAGGGCAACGCCATCCTGATCGTACTGTCGCCGCTGCTGGCGCCGGTCGCCGCCCAGTTCGGCATCGACCCGGTGCACTTCGGCATCGTCTTCATCCTCAACGCCTCGATCGGCACGATCACGCCACCGCTGGGGACGGTGATGTTCACCACCTGCTCGATCACCGGCGTCTCGATCGGCGCCTTCATCCGCGCGATCCTGCCCTACTGGCTGCTGCTGGTGGCGCTGCTGCTGGTGGTCACCTTCGTCCCCGCGATCTCGCTGACGCTACCCAACTGGGTGTTCTAG
- a CDS encoding TRAP transporter small permease, whose amino-acid sequence MQTLFKALDRLMRLDEVIASLALFGLFVVAIANVFMRYLFSSPLAWSEEILQLLMVWATFLGASALVRRNEHVLIGLLGDKLPPRLRRWNTRLFNVGIVMLCALAMLYWGLELLPFSRFRSTPMLQIPYTWIHVAIPISAAMMLYHGLVRLITDDRGVASADATADVLNTDVLHIKE is encoded by the coding sequence ATGCAAACGCTTTTCAAGGCGCTCGACCGCCTGATGCGGCTCGATGAGGTCATCGCCAGCCTGGCGCTGTTCGGGCTGTTCGTGGTCGCCATCGCCAACGTCTTCATGCGCTATCTGTTCTCGTCTCCGCTGGCGTGGAGCGAGGAGATCCTGCAGCTCTTGATGGTGTGGGCGACCTTTCTCGGCGCCAGCGCGCTGGTGAGACGCAACGAGCACGTGCTGATCGGCCTGCTGGGGGACAAGCTGCCACCCCGCCTGCGCCGCTGGAATACCCGACTCTTCAATGTCGGCATCGTCATGCTGTGTGCCCTGGCGATGCTCTACTGGGGGCTGGAACTGCTGCCCTTCTCGCGTTTCCGCAGCACGCCGATGCTGCAGATCCCCTACACCTGGATCCATGTCGCCATCCCCATCAGCGCCGCCATGATGCTCTACCACGGGCTGGTGCGGCTGATCACCGATGACCGTGGCGTGGCGTCAGCGGACGCGACCGCCGACGTCTTGAACACCGACGTCTTGCACATCAAGGAGTGA
- a CDS encoding C4-dicarboxylate TRAP transporter substrate-binding protein, which produces MTMQRWLRFTASLSLAGLSALALTGPAQAATEIRVAYGNQPGEPVDVAVKAWAKEVEKASHGELTLKAFPASQLGGETEVMEQARFGSPLITITAYSNFMSSVPDLSVLDAPYLAKDFDSKLKVFDSAWFAEQEKKVEGAGYHIVIPNTVYGVRQLLSRDPVATPADLSGVKIRVQNSPMYVAAIKAMGAVPTPMSLGDVYPALAQGLVDGVENPLPVLYGGKFYEVVKNLNLTSHMHTVAPFVTGEAFWQQLSPEDQKILTETGQAMAANLRTLVEKETDKSLQQLKDAGVQVNEVDIAPFRERAQEEIPKAFPQWSEGLYQKVSNIIND; this is translated from the coding sequence ATGACAATGCAGCGCTGGCTCCGTTTCACCGCCTCCCTCTCCCTCGCCGGTCTGAGCGCCCTGGCGCTCACCGGGCCGGCCCAGGCCGCCACCGAGATCCGTGTCGCCTACGGCAACCAGCCGGGCGAGCCGGTCGACGTGGCGGTCAAGGCATGGGCCAAGGAGGTCGAGAAGGCAAGCCATGGCGAGTTGACGCTGAAGGCGTTTCCCGCCAGCCAGCTCGGCGGCGAAACCGAAGTGATGGAGCAGGCACGCTTCGGCTCGCCGCTGATCACGATCACCGCCTACTCCAACTTCATGAGCTCGGTGCCCGATCTTTCGGTGCTGGACGCGCCCTATCTGGCCAAGGACTTCGACAGCAAGCTCAAGGTGTTCGACTCAGCCTGGTTCGCCGAGCAGGAGAAGAAGGTCGAGGGCGCCGGCTATCACATCGTGATCCCCAACACCGTCTACGGCGTGCGCCAGCTGCTCTCCCGCGACCCGGTGGCGACCCCGGCGGATCTCTCGGGGGTCAAGATCCGAGTCCAGAACTCGCCGATGTACGTCGCCGCGATCAAGGCGATGGGCGCTGTGCCCACGCCGATGTCGCTGGGCGATGTCTATCCGGCGCTGGCCCAGGGCCTGGTGGATGGCGTCGAGAACCCGCTGCCGGTGCTCTATGGCGGCAAGTTCTATGAAGTGGTCAAGAACCTCAACCTCACCTCGCACATGCACACCGTCGCCCCCTTCGTCACCGGCGAGGCGTTCTGGCAGCAGCTGAGCCCGGAGGACCAGAAGATCCTCACCGAGACCGGTCAGGCGATGGCCGCCAACCTGCGCACCCTGGTCGAGAAAGAGACCGACAAGTCGCTTCAGCAGCTCAAGGATGCCGGCGTCCAGGTCAACGAGGTGGATATCGCCCCCTTCCGCGAGCGCGCCCAGGAGGAGATTCCCAAGGCGTTCCCGCAGTGGAGTGAGGGGCTTTATCAGAAGGTCAGCAACATCATCAACGACTAG
- a CDS encoding mannitol dehydrogenase — translation MRSPTEALDSDASIVQFGTGRFLLAHVDALVSESLASGASSRRLLVVQSSPREEGKRKARLLAAQQRYPLRIRGRRDGVEIDREQTVDSIDACVIAAERWQALTRHVVEHAEIIVSNTADDGFEVGADSSLNPLPTSYPGKLTQLLRARFDAGRDGLTLLPCELIEHNAQELLARVIRLARHDGHPEAFIDWLQTRCVWADTLVDRIVSAPLEPLGAIAEPYALWAIARRPGLTLPCVHADVEVVDDLRPAMLRKLHILNLAHSVLVHHWQRLGQPVATVREAMQRDELSEPLRALLDDEVLPTLAAELPLDELERYRDVTLERFANPFLDHRLADIAQHHATKLERRVRPVVERAERQGRQVPGLIDALGGAS, via the coding sequence ATGCGTTCCCCCACGGAGGCTCTCGACAGCGATGCCAGCATCGTTCAGTTCGGCACCGGACGCTTTCTGCTCGCCCACGTCGACGCCCTGGTCTCGGAGTCGCTGGCCAGCGGAGCCAGCTCGCGCCGCCTGCTGGTGGTGCAGTCCTCGCCGCGCGAAGAGGGCAAGCGCAAGGCGCGCCTGCTCGCCGCCCAGCAGCGCTATCCGCTGCGCATCCGCGGCCGCCGCGACGGCGTGGAGATCGACCGCGAGCAGACCGTCGACAGCATCGACGCCTGCGTCATCGCCGCCGAGCGGTGGCAGGCACTGACCCGGCATGTCGTCGAGCACGCCGAGATCATCGTCTCCAACACCGCCGACGACGGTTTCGAGGTCGGCGCCGATTCGAGCCTGAATCCGCTGCCGACGAGCTATCCCGGCAAGCTGACCCAACTGCTGCGGGCCCGCTTCGATGCTGGCCGCGACGGGCTGACGCTCTTGCCCTGCGAGCTGATCGAGCACAACGCCCAGGAGCTGCTGGCCCGGGTGATCCGGCTGGCGCGACACGACGGTCACCCCGAGGCCTTCATCGACTGGCTCCAGACCCGCTGCGTATGGGCCGACACCCTGGTCGACCGCATTGTCTCGGCGCCACTGGAGCCGCTGGGGGCGATCGCCGAACCCTATGCGCTGTGGGCCATCGCCCGCCGCCCGGGGCTGACGCTGCCCTGCGTGCATGCCGACGTCGAGGTCGTCGACGACCTGCGCCCGGCGATGCTGCGCAAGCTGCACATTCTCAACCTCGCCCACAGCGTGCTGGTCCACCACTGGCAGCGGCTGGGTCAGCCGGTGGCGACGGTGCGCGAGGCGATGCAGCGCGACGAACTGAGCGAGCCGCTGCGCGCGCTGCTCGACGACGAGGTGCTGCCGACGCTGGCCGCCGAGCTGCCGCTCGACGAGCTCGAACGCTACCGCGACGTCACCCTGGAGCGCTTCGCCAACCCCTTCCTCGACCACCGCCTGGCGGACATCGCCCAGCACCATGCGACCAAGCTGGAGCGCCGCGTGCGTCCGGTGGTGGAACGCGCTGAGCGCCAAGGGCGTCAGGTGCCGGGGCTCATCGACGCACTCGGCGGGGCGAGCTAG
- a CDS encoding altronate dehydratase family protein produces the protein MSKTTIASDAPARQSLRIHPGDNVAVALTDLPAGREVRVGETRLTLADTVRAKHKFALTDLASGDLVTMYGVTVGRATRPIPRGGAITTDNLAHATASGDARPGSRDWTPPDVSRFAQATFDGFHRADGSVGTANVWLVIPLVFCENRNVEVLRQCVAEALGDDPYRDYKRLARSLLEGTEIPPVGSEQSATPRRFPNVDGVRFLTHSLGCGGTDDDAEALCQLLAGYVCHPNVAGATVLSLGCQKAQIRMLKAAVAARDPQGTKRVDYFDQQASPSEERLIRDTLTSIFDGLASADRVKRQPAPLDKLVLGLECGGSDGFSGLSANPLVGAVVDRLVALGGSGMLSEFPELCGVEHELTARCTSEAVAARFAELMSAYQRHAAAVGADFSMNPSPGNIRDGLITDAMKSAGAAKKGGDAPVVDVLDYTELHRRPGLSLLCTPGNDVESTTALAASGANLILFTTGLGTPTGNPVAPVLKIASNSALAQRMQDIIDFDAGPIVSGERTIDELAEALLTLCLEVASGRHVTRAQRLSQHDFIPWKRGVSL, from the coding sequence ATGAGCAAGACGACCATCGCCAGCGACGCCCCGGCGCGTCAGAGCCTGCGCATCCACCCCGGCGACAACGTCGCGGTGGCGCTGACCGACCTGCCCGCCGGGCGCGAGGTGAGGGTGGGAGAGACGCGCCTCACCCTGGCCGATACCGTGCGAGCCAAGCACAAGTTCGCGCTCACCGACCTCGCCTCTGGTGATCTCGTCACCATGTACGGCGTCACCGTGGGGCGCGCCACCCGGCCGATCCCCCGCGGTGGCGCGATCACCACCGATAACCTGGCCCACGCCACCGCCAGCGGCGACGCCCGCCCCGGCTCGCGGGACTGGACGCCGCCGGATGTCTCGCGCTTCGCCCAGGCCACCTTCGACGGCTTCCACCGTGCCGACGGCAGTGTGGGTACCGCTAACGTCTGGCTGGTGATCCCGCTGGTGTTCTGCGAGAACCGCAACGTCGAGGTGCTGCGTCAGTGCGTCGCCGAGGCCCTGGGCGACGACCCCTACCGTGACTACAAGCGCCTGGCCCGGAGCCTGCTCGAGGGCACCGAGATACCGCCGGTGGGCAGCGAACAGAGCGCCACACCGCGGCGCTTCCCCAATGTCGACGGCGTGCGCTTTCTCACCCACAGCCTCGGCTGCGGCGGCACCGACGACGACGCCGAAGCGCTGTGCCAGCTGCTCGCCGGCTACGTCTGCCATCCCAACGTGGCCGGAGCGACGGTGCTCAGTCTGGGCTGCCAGAAGGCGCAGATTCGCATGCTCAAGGCGGCGGTCGCCGCCCGCGACCCGCAGGGGACGAAGCGCGTCGACTACTTCGACCAGCAGGCCTCGCCCAGCGAGGAGCGTCTGATCCGCGACACCCTGACCTCGATCTTCGACGGCCTCGCCAGCGCCGACCGCGTGAAGCGCCAGCCCGCCCCCCTCGACAAGCTGGTGCTGGGGCTGGAGTGCGGCGGCTCCGACGGCTTCTCCGGGCTCTCCGCCAATCCGCTGGTGGGTGCGGTGGTCGACCGCCTGGTGGCACTGGGCGGCAGCGGCATGCTCAGCGAGTTCCCCGAACTGTGCGGGGTCGAGCACGAGCTCACCGCGCGCTGCACGAGCGAAGCCGTGGCGGCACGCTTCGCCGAGCTGATGAGCGCCTACCAGCGTCACGCCGCGGCGGTGGGCGCCGACTTCTCGATGAATCCCTCGCCGGGCAATATCCGCGACGGCCTGATCACCGACGCGATGAAGTCCGCCGGCGCGGCCAAGAAAGGCGGCGACGCGCCGGTGGTCGATGTACTCGACTACACCGAGCTCCACCGCCGCCCGGGTCTGAGCCTGCTGTGCACGCCGGGCAACGACGTCGAGTCGACCACCGCCCTGGCCGCCTCCGGGGCCAATCTGATCCTCTTCACCACCGGGCTCGGCACGCCCACTGGCAACCCGGTGGCACCGGTGCTCAAGATCGCCAGCAACAGCGCGCTGGCGCAGCGCATGCAGGACATCATCGATTTCGACGCCGGCCCTATCGTGAGCGGCGAGCGCACCATCGACGAACTCGCCGAGGCGCTGTTGACGCTGTGTCTGGAGGTCGCCTCCGGGCGCCATGTCACCCGGGCCCAGCGCCTCTCCCAGCACGACTTCATTCCCTGGAAGCGCGGGGTGTCACTATGA